The proteins below come from a single Molothrus ater isolate BHLD 08-10-18 breed brown headed cowbird chromosome 3, BPBGC_Mater_1.1, whole genome shotgun sequence genomic window:
- the LOC118685669 gene encoding glucocorticoid-induced transcript 1 protein-like, giving the protein MHPLWTMGQPSCSPRSSSSSPSERKFPAPPARSCLSSRGRLPCKSRSAPPGLCRPPRGRLRAGGTQKSPPSRGPDSRTRLDKGLAERPWATASPASVCGAARSRSRAARGPSGAQLPLPGSPLPWRKSPCPAWSAPHRCRVGQGRPRALQEGASQSEERESRPKVPRKLQEGREDHVAR; this is encoded by the coding sequence ATGCACCCTCTGTGGACAATGGGCCAGCCTTCCTGCTCGCCTCGCTCCTCTTCTTCCTCGCCAAGCGAAAGAAAGTTTCCAGCCCCCCCGGCCCGTTCTTGCCTCTCCTCCCGAGGCAGGCTCCCGTGCAAATCCCGCTCAGCCCCGCCGGGACTGTGCCGACCCCCACGTGGGAGGCTGAGAGCGGGGGGGACACAGAAGTCGCCCCCCAGCCGGGGCCCCGATTCCCGAACCCGCCTTGACAAGGGGCTGGCAGAACGCCCCTGGGCCACCGCCAGCCCCGCGTCCGTGTGCGGGGCCGCCCGGAGCCGCAGCCGCGCTGCCCGCGGCCCCAGCGGGGCTCAGCTCCCGCTCCCGGGCTCGCCTCTTCCCTGGCGAAAATCCccatgcccagcctggagcGCTCCGCACCGCTGCCGAGTGGGGCAGGGGCGGCCGAGAGCCCTCCAGGAAGGCGCTTCTCAGAGTGAGGAGCGAGAGTCGCGCCCAAAAGTGCCCCGAAAGCTGCAAGAGGGCAGGGAGGATCACGTCGCCCGGTGA
- the POU3F2 gene encoding POU domain, class 3, transcription factor 2 — protein sequence MATAASNHYSLLASGSPMVHAEPPGGMQPGGGYRDAGALVQADYALQSNGHPLSHAHQWIAALSHGGPGGGGGGGGGGGGGGGGGGEAPWSAGALGQPDIKPAVVQAGGRGDELPPPPQHPPPGRAPHLVHHGGGGGGHHAAAAAAAAAAAWRAGGAAHLPPGMAAANGAQAGLLYSQPPGFTVNGMLGAGQPGLHHHGLRDAHEEPPPGPPHHGPEHPPPPHGPHPGAAGPAPSAAAAAPPGPPPHHDPHSDEDTPTSDDLEQFAKQFKQRRIKLGFTQADVGLALGTLYGNVFSQTTICRFEALQLSFKNMCKLKPLLNKWLEEADSSSGSPTSIDKIAAQGRKRKKRTSIEVSVKGALESHFLKCPKPSAQEITSLADSLQLEKEVVRVWFCNRRQKEKRMTPPGGTLPGAEDVYGASRDTPPHHGVQTPVQ from the coding sequence ATGGCGACCGCAGCCTCCAACCACTACAGCCTGCTCGCCTCCGGCTCCCCCATGGTGCACGCCGAGCCGCCCGGCGGCATGCAGCCCGGCGGCGGCTACCGCGACGCCGGCGCCCTGGTGCAGGCGGACTACGCGCTGCAGAGCAACGGGCACCCGCTGAGCCACGCTCACCAGTGGATCGCGGCGCTGTCCCACGGCGGCcccggcggtggcggcggcggcggcggcggcgggggcggcggcggcggcggcggcggcgaggcGCCCTGGTCGGCGGGCGCGCTGGGCCAGCCCGACATCAAGCCGGCGGTGGTGCaggcgggcgggcgcggcgacgagctgccgccgccgccgcagcaCCCGCCGCCGGGGCGGGCGCCGCACCTGGTGCAccacggcggcggcggcggagggcACcacgcggcggcggcggcggcggcggcggcagcggcgtggcgggcgggcggcgcggcgcaCCTGCCGCCCGGCATGGCCGCGGCCAACGGCGCGCAGGCGGGGCTGCTCTACTCGCAGCCGCCCGGCTTCACCGTCAACGGGATGCTGGGCGCCGGGCAGCCGGGGCTGCACCACCACGGCCTGCGCGACGCCCACGAGGagccgccgccggggccgccgcaCCACGGCCCCGAGCACCCGCCGCCGCCCCACGGCCCCCACCccggggcggccgggccggcaccgtccgccgccgccgccgcgccccccGGGCCGCCGCCGCACCACGACCCACACTCCGACGAGGACACGCCGACCTCGGACGACCTGGAGCAGTTCGCCAAGCAGTTCAAGCAGCGGCGCATCAAACTGGGATTTACCCAAGCGGACGTGGGGCTGGCGCTGGGCACCCTCTACGGCAACGTCTTCTCGCAGACCACCATCTGCCGCTTCGaggccctgcagctcagcttcAAGAACATGTGCAAGCTGAAGCCTTTGTTGAACAAGTGGTTGGAGGAGGCGGACTCCTCCTCGGGCAGCCCCACCAGCATAGACAAGATCGCGGCGCAGGGCCGCAAGCGGAAAAAGCGCACCTCCATCGAGGTGAGCGTCAAGGGCGCGCTGGAGAGCCACTTCCTCAAGTGCCCCAAGCCCTCCGCCCAGGAGATCACCTCGCTCGCGGACAGCCtacagctggagaaggaggtggTGAGAGTGTGGTTTTGTAAcaggagacagaaagagaagCGCATGACTCCCCCGGGAGGGACGCTGCCGGGCGCCGAGGACGTGTACGGGGCCAGCAGGGACACGCCGCCGCACCACGGGGTGCAGACCCCCGTGCAGTGA